The Thermotoga caldifontis AZM44c09 genomic interval AGAGGCACCAACGCGTGGTTCGAATTAAGCGAAAGAGAGCTCTTGCCTCCTGGTTATAGCTGCAGAAACTGTGGCTCGGGCGAACTCGAAAAGACGTACGACACGCTGGACGTCTGGATAGATTCCGGTGCGTCTTTCGAGGCAGTGCTGAACTCGAGGCCTGAACTCACCTTCCCGGCGCACATGTACTTGGAAGGGAGTGACCAGCACAGGGGCTGGTTCAACTCTTCGCTGGTTCTCTCGGTCGTCAAGCACGGTCGGCCACCTTACAGAACCGTTCTCACGCACGGGTTCATCAAAGACGAAGAAGGGAAGAAGATGAGCAAGTCGCTCGGGAACGTGGTCGATCCGCTCGAGGTCTGCTCGAAGTACGGCGCCGACGTGTTGAGGCTCTGGCTCGCGAGCAGTGACTATTTCAACGACATACGCATAAGCTACAACATACTCATGCAGCAGGTGGAGGTGTACAAGAAGATAAGGAACACGATCAGGTACTTGCTCGGTAACCTGTACGACTTCACACCGAAAGACGCGGTGCCTTACGAAAAGCTTCTGCCGATCGACAGATGGGCGCTTGGAAGGCTTCAGCAGATCATCGCGACCGTCACGGAGGGCTACGAGAGCTACGAAATTTCGAAGGTCTACAACACCCTCGTCAAATACTGCTCGGTCGAACTGAGCGCGGTGTATCTGGACATCATCAAGGACCGACTCTACGTCGAAGGGAAAAACTCGCTCAAACGAAGGTCCGCCCAGACGGTGCTCAGAGAGATCCTCAAATCCCTTCTGATCATGCTCTCGCCGATTCTCACCTTCACCTGCGAAGAAGCCTATTCGCATCTGTGTCAGGAAGACAGAAAGTTTGAAACCATCCACGCCGAAAGCTGGCCCGAATACAGAAAAGAGTGGATCGATGAACGGCTCATGGATGATTTCGAGAAACTGTTCGAAGTCAGAGACGTCGCGTTGAAGTCGCTCGAGGAAGCCAGACAGGCCGATCTGATAGGTCATTCCTTAGATGCGAAACTCACCGTGAAAGTTGGCGACGATGGCTTGTTCCGCCTGCTCGAAAGCTACAGGGACATTCTCGAAGAGTTCTTCATAGTGTCTCAGGTTGAACTGGAGAGAGGCGATGAAAGAATACAGGTGTTCGTGAGCAAGGCAGAAGGACAGAAGTGTGAAAGATGCTGGAAGTATCATCCTCTGACCAATTCGGACGCTCGTTTCCCGAACGTTTGTCCAAGGTGTGTGGCGGTGCTCGAGGGTGAGCAAAAATGATTGACATCTACGCTTTAGTGTCTGAGGCCTTCGCGAAGGGGGCCTCGGACGTTCATCTGTCCGCAGGTGTTCCTCCGGTGTACAGGATCGACGGAACGCTCGTGATGCAGAAACAGTACCCACCCGTGGGAGCCAAGGATCTGCTCGACGCGGTTCATAAGCTGTTCGAACAGCTGAACGTCAAAAGCGATGGTAAGAGAGAGGTCGACTTCGCATTCACCGTTGAGAACAAAGCGAGGGTTAGAGGGAACTTCTACTACGAGAGACGAAACCCTGCGCTCGCGCTGAGGCTGATCACGAGCAGGATCAGGACCTTCAGCGAGTTGGGGTTGCCCGAAATACTGAAGGACTTCGTCAGCAGAGATTCGGGCTTGATACTCATAGCGGGTCCCACGGGAAGCGGCAAATCGACGACGCTGGCGGCGATGATAGATTACATCAACGAGAATTTTCCGTACCACATCATCACGATTGAGGATCCCATCGAATACGTTTTCACGAACAAAAAATCCATCATACACCAGAGAGAGCTCGGTCAGGACACGAACAGCTTCTACGATGGGCTGAAATACGCTCTGAGGCAGGACCCGGACGTCATACTGGTCGGTGAAATGAGGGACCTCGAGACCATGGCGCTCGCGCTCACCGCTGCAGAAACGGGCCATCTGGTTCTGAGCACGATACACACCAACAGCGCGGCGAGTGCGCCGGAAAGGATCATAGATGTGTTCCCCGCGCACCAGCAGAAACAGATAGCGATCCAGCTGGCGAACACGCTCGTTGCGGTCATATACCAGAGGTTGCTGAGACACGCTTCCGGTAAGGGTGTCGTGCCGGTGCTGGAGATACTCGTTGGAACGACGGCGGTCAAGAACCTCATAAGGGAGAACAAGCTCCACCAGATAGAGTCGATAATGCAGGCGAGCGCGAAGCAGGGTATGATCCTGTTCGACGAAGCGCTCCTCAGGGCTTACTTCGCAGGATTGATAGACAAAGCCCAGCTCTACGAGTACTGTCGCAACCCTGAAGAGATGAGGAGAAAAGTGGGATGAAGGAACTGGTGAAATCGCTCGTCGAGAAAGCGAGAGAAAGGCTTCAAAAACTCCAGATCGAGCTCGCGAGGACAAACATCGACGTCGAAGAGATGAAGAAGCTGTCCATAGAATACTCGAAATTGGAAGAGATCGTTCAGCTCTACGAAGAGCTGGAGGAACTGGAGAGCGACATCGAGTTCTGGCAACAGGCCGTTCAAGAAGATCCCTTGGCAGAAAGAGAGCTCACATCGAGCAGACTGGAGTACGAGAGGAAGCTCTCGCAGCTGATCTCACTTTTGCTTCCAAGCAAAGACTACGACAGCATCATCATGGAGATCAGGGCGGGTACCGGCGGGGAAGAAGCCGCGCTGTTCGCCGCGGATCTGTACAGGATGTACACGCGGTACGCGGAACGCAAGGGCTGGCAGGTTGAACTCGCGGACTTCCACGACACGGAGCTCGGAGGTTTCAAAGAGGTAGTACTCTTCGTGAGGGGAAAATCGGTCTACAAACATCTGAAGTGGGAGAGCGGTGTGCACAGAGTTCAGAGAGTTCCGATCACCGAATCTTCGGGCAGGATCCATACTTCCACCGCCACGGTGGCGATCCTGCCGGAAGTGAGCACCGTGGAGGTTCAGATAGATCCCAAAGATATCGAGATAGACACCTTCAAGGCGTCGGGACACGGTGGCCAGTACGTGAACAAGACCGAATCGGCGGTGAGGGTGATCCATATCCCGACGGGAATAGTCGTGAGCTGTCAGAGTGAAAGATCGCAGCACCAGAACAAAGAAAGAGCGCTCGCTATACTCAGGGCGAAGCTGTTCCAGTTGAAACAGGAAGAGCTGATGGAAGAACTCTCGAGGCAGAGGAAGAGTCAGATCAAGACCGCGGAGCGGAGCGAGAAGATAAGAACCTACAACTTTCCTCAAAACCGCGTGACCGACCACAGGATCGACTACACCAGCTACAGACTCAAGGAGATCATGGATGGCGATCTTGACGAGCTCGTATCCAAGTTGCTGGAGTTCGAACTCGCCGAGACGGCGAAACGCATTCTGAGCTGATCGTGGTTCAATCCACGGACAATCTGGAGAGTTTTGCCCCTTGAACAACGACTCGTGTTGGTCTATAATTTCAATTGCCTGGGGCCGTAGCTCAGCTGGGAGAGCGCTACCTTCGCAAGGTAGAAGTCGTGGGTTCGAATCCCATCGGCTCCACCAAACGGGGCAAGACGGCCCCGTTTTTTGTATCATCTCAGTGAGGTGATCCTCCATGCCGCTGGTACCCCCACACAACCTTGAGGCCGAAGAAGCTGTGATCGGAAGCATACTCATAGATCCCAGCGTAGTGAACGACGTGATGGAAGTTCTCAGAAGCAGCGATTTCTACTCGAAGAAGCACCAGGTCATATTCGCAGCCATGGAGAAGCTGTACGAGCGCGGCGATCCCATAGACGTGTTGTCGGTTTGCGAAGAGCTGAAAAGGTCAGGCCAGATGAAGTTCGTGGGTAGTGAACTGGATGTGGCGAGACTTGCGGAAGCCGTTCCGACGTCGGCGCACGTGATGCATTACGCAAAGATAGTGCTCGACAAGTCCATACTCAGGAGTCTGATAGAAGCTGGAAGGAACATCGTCGAGTCTGCGTACGAAGAACGGGAAGTCGACGAGATCCTGGACGAGGCTGAGAGGATCGTTTTCGATATAGCCGAATCCAGGGCCACGAAGACTTACGATCACATCGGCTCGATCATGCACGCGGTGTTCGAGAACCTTGAAGAACTCAGGCTGAAAAGCAGTGCAGCACCTGAGCCCGGGGCGGTAGTGAGCGGTCTGCCGACAGGCTTTCGTGTTCTGGACAGACAGACTTCCGGTTTTCACAAGTCCGATCTGATCATAATCGCCGCGAGGCCCTCGGTCGGTAAGACGGCGTTCGCTCTCACGATAGCGCGCAACATGGCGGTCAAGTTCAACCTGTCCGTGGGCATATTCAGCCTGGAAATGTCCAAGGAGCAGCTGGCGCAGAGGCTTTTGTGCAGCGAGTCGAGAGTCGATCTGCACAAGATCAGAACGGGTTATCTGAGCGATCAGGAATGGGAAAGATTGACCATAGGAGCTTCGAGACTTTACAAGGCGAACATCATCGTGGACGATGAACCTTCTCTCGATCCGAGAACCCTTCGTGCGAAGGCCCGGAGGATGAAGAGAGAATACAACATCGACGCCATATTCGTGGATTACCTGCAGCTGATGCACACGCGGGGTGGGAGTCACGAGAGCAGGCAGCAGGAGATATCGGAGATCTCGAGGTCTTTGAAATTGCTCGCCAGAGAACTCGACATAGCCGTGGTGGCGCTCTCACAGCTGTCGCGTGCCGTCGAGACACGCGAGGACAAAAGGCCGAGGTTGAGCGATCTGAGGGAATCCGGTGCGATAGAACAGGATGCGGACACGGTGCTGTTCATCTACCGTGAGGAATACTACAAAAAGAGCGAAAAGCTCCACGAACCGCACGAGGCGGAGATAATAATCGGAAAGCAGAGGAACGGACCCATCGGAACCGTGAAACTCATGTTCGAACCGCAGACGGCATCTTTCTACGAACTGGAAAGGATCGAGGTGGAATGAACGTCAGGGTGGGTGTAGGAACAGACAGACACGCCTTCAAGAAACCTGGAAAGACGGTTCTCGGCGGAGTCGTTGTGAGTGAAGAGTTTGGACTCGAGGGCCATTCGGACGCCGATGTGGTCTGCCACGCACTGATCGATGCGTTGCTCGGCGCGGCAGGGCTCGGGGACATCGGAGAATACTTCGATCAGAGTGAGCGATGGCGCAACGCTTCAAGTTTGATGATGTTGCGCCAGATACGTGATCTTGTCTCGAAGAAAGGCTGGAGCATAGTCAACGTCGATGTGACCGTCACCTGCGGTGTGTTGAAGCTGTCGCCTTTCAGAGAAAAGATGGTGGAAACGCTCTCCGACGCTCTGCAAATATCAAGAGAGAACACGAACGTGAAGTTCAAAACGGCCAACGGCTTGGGTTTCGAAGCGAGTGAAGGTGTTTCTGCGATCGCGGTCTGTTTGCTTTCAAGGGATCCTGCCAGTTGAGGGTCTTTCTCCTCTCAGTACCTGTTGTGCCAGATTGAGAATCCATTCCTCGTCGGAGAAGACGAGCACACCTGCCCTTTCGAAAGGATTGTTCACGGCGATCCTGTTTATGGAACGGTTCAGAAGAACGATCGCGCCTTCGAGTGCCTTCCTTCTGATCCTTTCTACCTCCTGAAGGTTCGTCGGTGGTTTCACGTTCAGACGGGGTAGTCTTCCAAAGACCTGACCGTCGAGCGTCACGAACACGACGTTGAACCCAAGTTCTCGCAGCTGGTTCGCCTTTTGCTCGTTCTCCACCAGGGCTGGGCTGCTCATTTTTCTGTTCAGCAGAGATCTGACCACATCCGCGTTCACGTTCCCCGTCGCGTTGATTATGGGAACGATTCCGGCGGAGATGAAACCTTCTATCATGTAGGAGAGCACCTGCGCGGTTATGAAGGGTGAGCGCGAGATCTTGTGCAGAGGGTCTGGATCGTTTTCAACGAGCACGCCCAAGGTTCCGAAAACGACGTACTCGAAACCGTAAGAGCGTGCGACCATTCCCGCGGCGTAGGCAACATCCCTCGCGATCTCGATGTTCTGGTTGCAGCCGAGCGCCAGCAAGGAAACGTCTTTCAGAATGCTCTGCAGAGGAACGTTGAGAACACAGTCTTTCTCGCACGTCGCGAGCTGGTTGCGGAGCTCAATCGATGAGGCCTCGAGCGAGCAGATCGAGAATAAAATTGCCAGGACCGCCCAGAAAGTTCTCCTCGACAACGACATCTGCCACCTCCTTCAAACCCTTCGTACCGTTCCGCACGGCCACTCCCAGTCCCACGCTCTGCAGCAGCGCCACATCGTTGTCGTTGTCACCGAAAGCGACGGCGTCGGAAAGATCGAAGCCGAGTTTTTCGGCGAGCACTCTCAGGGCACGACCCTTGTCCGTTTGCGATGGAACAAAATCGAGGTAGTTGCTGAACGATTTGAATATGAGCACATCGTTGAATCTCTCCCTGAGCTTTGGAACGATCGCATCGAGTCGTTCAGGCTCCGCTATGGCGAGCAGTTTCGTCGCGCCGTGTTCCGCTACCAGCTTTGCGAGGTCGTCCACGAACGTCAACTCGATCTGCGAATGTTCACTGTAAGATCTCGCGTACTCGTTGTCCTCTTCCACCACGAGCTTGTCGTCCACGTAGGCCTGTCTGTGGATCTTGAGATCTCTGAGCGTTTCAACGATCTCGGCGGCGCGCTTCGGTTCTATCCTCAGCTCCATGATCTTGCCGTGCTCCGGTGTCCACACGACGGAACCGTTGTAGGCGATGATGGGAAACTCCATGGAGAAGTAGCGCTTCAATAACTTTCTGACGGACGGTAACATCCTTCCACTCGCGAAGATGATCCTCTTGTTCTTTTCGATCAGCATGTTTATGGCCCTCAGATTCGAGGGGTGTATGTTGTGGGAATCGATGAGTATCGTCCCATCGAGGTCAAAAACGAACACCTTCAAGGCTCAGCTCCCTCCCGCCAGAGTGTTTCGAAGAGCTCTTCGTACTCACACACCAGTTCCCTGCGCCGGATGACCATCATCAGCTCCGCGTTCTTTTCGTAGGCGCTCTTCGTGACGTTCGCAGAGCCGCTGATGACCGTTCGCCCGTCGATTATAAACAATTTCGTGTGGAGTGTGAAGGGCTCAAAGACTCTCACCTGAACGCCAGATTCTGGAAGTTCTTTCAATTTGGAGTTGCTCAGAAACCATCGATCGACGAGCAGTCTGATCCTCACGTTCCTGCTGGACAAAATTTTCAACATGGACCAGACCTTCGGATGTGTCAGCGCGAACATGGCGACATCGAGGGTGCGTTTTGTCTTCGAAAGCTCTTTGAGAAGCAGATCTTCCAGATCGTAATTTTTCAGGATGAAACCATCGCGCTGCAGTTGAAAACGTTTCAGCTCCCCGTTCCAGAGAGATTCGAAAAAATCTGCCAGCACTGTTGCGATCTCGCGATCTTCGAAGTAAAGAACGTCGTTGATGGACTTCTTCAAGCTGTTTTCGGTGAAGTTCGCAGAACCAAGGATAACCTTCGCTTCATCGATGACGATGAATTTCAAATGCAGCAGGGAACTTTCCGCGTCCATCCTGGCCCTTGCCCCATCCGGAACGGTCCCCGTTTCGAAGAGTATCTTCACGTCAACGCCTCGTTTCGTCAGATCGTTCAGAGTCTGCAGGAACTTTCTCTCATCCAGAGAGTAGGTGCACACGTACAGCGTATGTGACGCCTGAGCCACGAGCTCGCAGAGCCAGTCCGTGGACGGCAAAGGAGTGAAGAAGAGTTCAACAGCGAACGATAAGCTCGCGAGAAAACATAGAAGGAGCGTTCTCATGCTCTATATTATAGCTGAGGTGAGAAACGTGCAGATTTTCCAGGTCAATGACACAATTCAGTGCGTCGTCACCGGCCCGATAGGAACGAACAGCTACATCATCTGGACGCATCCTGTGCTCGTGATCGATCCGGGATACGGAACAGGTTCGATCGTTCGGGAACCATGCGTCGTGTTGCTCACCCACGGCCATTTCGACCACGTGTGCGGACTGAAGGAGCTCGAATGCGAGAGGGTGTACGTTTCAGAGCCGGATTCGAAATGGCTTAAAGATCCTCACCTCAACCTTTCCGTGTACTTCGATGAGGATTTCGTGTTCGACTCGCAGGTGGAGCTTTTGAAGGAAGGATCCTTCGAGATCGCGGGACTGAAATTTCAAATCCATCTCACCCCGGGTCACACTCCAGGCTCCATGATGCTGAGAACAGATGGGGTCATCTTCAGCGGTGATACAATCTTTCTGGACAGCGTTGGCAGAACCGATCTTCCCGGTGGCGACGAGAAAACGATGCGAAGAACATTGAGACAGATCAGGGAACTCTTGAAGAATCTTGAACCGAACACGCTGTTGCTACCGGGCCACGGTGAGTTCGGGACTGTGGAAGAAGTCCTGAAACAGAACATCTTTCTCAGGGAGGAAGGGTCGTGAGGAAAATCTCTGTGGCGTTTTTGATCTTGGTCCTTCTCGGTGGATGCACCGTAAGGATCGCAGAAGTTCCACCACAGGTTTACTCGCTCGAGTCCGCGATGCAGGTGCTTCGAGGTAAATACAGGCTGATCCAGCTCGAAACCGTTTCCGGTTACGAAGACATCGAGCTGAAAGGCATGGTTGCAGTTTATGTTGATGCGGAAGGAACGATGTATTTGCTGTACGGCTTCAAAAATTTTGAAATTTCTTTGAGGAGCGTGTGGAAATCCATAGTGAAGAAGTACGGTGTCTGGAATCTGGGAGTTTACATCGATCTTCCCACGGTTGGTTATTACAGCACCAGCAAGAAAGGTAAGTACATCGTCACGTGGTGGAAAGATTCGTGGCTGTTCGTGGTCGAATCGAACCGCAATCCCAAACGTTTCGTTAATGACATCATGGATGCCTTTGCGAGGCTGGGAGGTATGCTGAGATGATCGTGCTCGGTCACAGGGGCTATTCGGCGCAGTATCCTGAGAACACCCTGATAGCCTTCAGAAAGGCGCTCGAACTCGGTGCGGACGGCGTCGAGCTCGATCTGAGGGGAACGAAGGATGGTAAGGTGGTCGTGATTCACGATGAAGATCTGAAGAGGCTCTGCGGTGCGGACGTCAAAGTTTCCGAGGTCAGTTTCGAGGAACTGAGGAATTACAGGGTGCAATCTGAAAGCATACCGAGCTTCGAAGAGGTGCTTTCCATACTGGGTCCGGACCATGTTTTGAACGCGGAGATAAAAGAAGCCCGCGTTGCCGAGAAGGCGCTCCAGCTCATCGACGAATTTGGACTGACCAGGAACACCGTCGTTTCATCCTTCGACCACCAGCTCATAGCATCCCTGATGAAGAAGAGGCCGGACGTGAAATTCGGTTTTCTCGTTGGCGAGGAGTTGAAGAACGATCCGATCGGCCTCATCGAAAGATTGCTGCAACACAAACCCTACTCGATGCACCTGCCACACCAGCTGTTCGACTATCCCATCGTTGCTGAAAAGATAGTGAAGCTCGTGAGGAACGCCGGATCGAAGATTTACGTTTGGACTTTGGACGATCCCGACAAATACGAACGCATCAAGCAACATCTCGACTGCGTCATAACGAACCAGGTTGAACTGTTCGTGAGGTTGAAGAAGGGCGCATGAACGAGAGAAAAAACATGTGTCGTCAATTGATCGACGAGCCACTGAAGCTGCACACGAGTTTCAAGATAGGCGGTCCGGCGAAGCTGTTCCTCGTTCCAGAAACAGTCGAGCAACTCGTGTGCGCTGTGAGATCGTTTCCAAGCGCAAAGCTTCTGGGCAAGGGCACCAACGTGCTCGCACCGGACGAAGGTGTCGACGTGGTGATAAGCACGCTGGGTCTGGACGGTTTCTACTTCGATGGGAATTTCCTGATCAGCGAAGCCGGTGCCTTGCTCAACAGACTGTGCGTTGAAGCGGCGCAGCGCGGACTTTCTGGACTCGAATTCGCTTACGGGATACCTGGCACGGTGGGCGGAGCGGTTTTCATGAACGCGGGCGCGTACGGAGGTCAGATGGCAGACGTGGTGGAATGGGTGGAGTACTTCGATGGAGAATCCGTGAAGATCTCGAACAGGGACGAACTCGAGTTTTCCTACAGAGACAGCGTTTTCAAGAGAAAAAACTGGGTGATACTGCGCGTCTGTTTGAGACTGGTCGAATCGGAGAGTGAAAAGGTCCGCTCGAAGATGGAAGAGATGATGAGAAGAAGGATGGAAACACAGCCTCTCGATGTGCCGAGTGCGGGCAGTTTCTTCAAACGGCCGCGGCCCGATTTCTACGTGGGAAAAGCCATAGAACAGCTCGGACTGAAAGGTTTCAGGGTGGGGGACGCCCAGGTTTCGGTCAAACACGCAGGTTTCATAGTCAACGTTGGTTCCGCCACAGCGAAGGACGTGCTCACGCTTGCGCAGATTGTGAAGAACATGGTTGAGAAGCACTTCAACGTGGTTCTCGAACCCGAAGTCGACATATGGTAGGTGCTGGGTGTGAAGATGCGTCTTGAGAAATTCTTTCTGGTTTTGCTCACCGTCTTTGCCCTCCTCTTTCTGTTGAGTTTTCAGGCGTTCGTATCGATGAGGACTCAGTTGAAGAGGAATGAAAGGATCATTGAAGCGTACAAACTGTACGTGAACGAAGATTACGACAGGTTCGAACAGTACGTCAAAGTACACGGTTTGAAAGAACTGGAAAGCTTGAACAGCACGTTGAAAGAGAAAGTCTTCGAGAAATATTACAGTCTGGGTGTTGTGAAACTGAACCTCGGAGATTTTTCAACCGCGTACGAGTATTTCAAGAAGGCTTTCGAACAGCTCCCGGAGGGCGATGAAAGGAGAGCCGAGCTCGTCTACCTCATGGGACAGAGTCTGGCGAAGGCTGGTCGCAGCTTGGAAGCCAAGCTTCAGCTGAACATGGTTTTGCAAATGCCAGATTCGCTGTACAGATCTCAGGCGATCAGGCTTCTGATAGATCTCTACAGACAAACGGGCGAGAAAGAGAAAGCGGACGAACTCGAAAAAACTTACAGGGAGGTCCTGAGGCGATGAAACAGCTCTTCGGAACCGATGGACTGAGAGGTATTTACGGGGACGATCTGACGGACGAGCTTGCCTACAAACTCGGCCTGGCGCTCGGAGAACTCTACGGTTCGTCCCTCTTCGTGATCGGACACGACACGAGGGAGTCCGCCGGGGCACTTCAACAGGCCCTGGTGAAAGGATTGTCGCGGAAGGGTGCGAAGGTGAAGCTCGCCGGCGTTCTACCAACCCCTGCGGTGGCGATGATCAGCAAACTCTTGGACTGTTTTGGAATCGTGATCTCTGCTTCTCACAATCCGTACCAGTACAACGGGATAAAGGTGCTCAGGTCTGGCTTCAAGCTCCCGGACGAGGAAGAGAGGAGGATCGAATCGCTCATGCAGAACGTCTCGGCAGGTGTGGAAGAAGGATCCGTTGAGACAGATCCGAGCCTTCGAGAGATCTATCTGAAAACGATCCTCGAATCCTTCAAGAAGCTCGATCTTTCCGGTCTCAGGGTGGCCGTGGATCTGGCGAACGGGGCAGCGATCACCACGACACCAGAGGTTCTGAAGGCCCTCGGTGCCAGCGTGACGTGCTTCTCGTACGAACCGGATGGAAAGAACATAAACGAAAACTGCGGTTCTCAGCATCCGCAGTTCCTCGCGGGGCAGATGGAAGGTTTCGACATCGGTGTGCTGCACGATGGCGATGCGGACAGATGCATTCTGCTCAGTCGAAAGGGTGAAGAGATCCACGGAGACAAGATCATGGGGGTTCTCGCGGTCCAGCTGAAGAGCGAAGGAAGACTCCGCAACGACACCGTCGTGGCGACAATAATGAGTAACAAAGCTTTAGAGGATTATTTACTCAACAGGGGTATAAAACTTGCGAGGGTGAAGGTGGGGGACAAGTACGTGCTCGAAGGCATGCTGCAGCTTGACGCAACGCTCGGTGGGGAAAGGTCGGGTCACATAATATTTCTGGACAGATCGACGACGGGAGACGGCCTCATAACGGCACTGGAGTTTTTGAGGTTGATGGTTCTGACCGGCAGAACGGCGGACGATCTTTCCAAAGAGGTGCAGGATTATCCTCAGGTCCTGATCAACGTACCCGTCACGAACAGATCCGTGGCTGAGCATCCTTTGTTGAAGAAAGAGCTGGAAAAATACGACGAGCGTTTCAGAATCGTTGTCAGGGCTTCCGGTACGGAGAGGCTGGTGCGCGTGATGGTCGAGGGGAAGGATGAAGCTGATGTCAGGAGGATCGCCGAGGAGCTGAGCGAACTGGTGCGCGAGCTGGATCGGGGGTGACAGAACAGATGCGGCTGGCGATCTGCGTGGGTTCTTCGAGTGTGTCCACCTTCACAGAACAGGGACCCGCGTGGATTCCACACAACGGTGACCCCATAGGTACCGTTGAGAGAATCCTTCAAGATTCACCCGAAGAACTCGAACTCGTCTTCACCGGAAGGAAACTGAGAAGGATCTTCAAAGCTCCGAACATCCCGGAGTCTCTCGCCGTGCAGTACGCGTACAGAAAGCTGAAAGAGAAGTACGGCCCGTGTGACGGCATCGTGA includes:
- a CDS encoding tetratricopeptide repeat protein; protein product: MKMRLEKFFLVLLTVFALLFLLSFQAFVSMRTQLKRNERIIEAYKLYVNEDYDRFEQYVKVHGLKELESLNSTLKEKVFEKYYSLGVVKLNLGDFSTAYEYFKKAFEQLPEGDERRAELVYLMGQSLAKAGRSLEAKLQLNMVLQMPDSLYRSQAIRLLIDLYRQTGEKEKADELEKTYREVLRR
- a CDS encoding phosphoglucosamine mutase, which codes for MKQLFGTDGLRGIYGDDLTDELAYKLGLALGELYGSSLFVIGHDTRESAGALQQALVKGLSRKGAKVKLAGVLPTPAVAMISKLLDCFGIVISASHNPYQYNGIKVLRSGFKLPDEEERRIESLMQNVSAGVEEGSVETDPSLREIYLKTILESFKKLDLSGLRVAVDLANGAAITTTPEVLKALGASVTCFSYEPDGKNINENCGSQHPQFLAGQMEGFDIGVLHDGDADRCILLSRKGEEIHGDKIMGVLAVQLKSEGRLRNDTVVATIMSNKALEDYLLNRGIKLARVKVGDKYVLEGMLQLDATLGGERSGHIIFLDRSTTGDGLITALEFLRLMVLTGRTADDLSKEVQDYPQVLINVPVTNRSVAEHPLLKKELEKYDERFRIVVRASGTERLVRVMVEGKDEADVRRIAEELSELVRELDRG